In one Arachis duranensis cultivar V14167 chromosome 9, aradu.V14167.gnm2.J7QH, whole genome shotgun sequence genomic region, the following are encoded:
- the LOC107465924 gene encoding uncharacterized protein LOC107465924 — protein MRYDGTKDPQEHVTAFEARMNLEGVGDAVRCRVFPVTLAGPAIRLFNTLPQRSITTFVVISQKFLARFTTRIAKSKHPINLLGVTQKPGEPTRKFLDRFNDECLEIDGLTDSVASLCLTNDLLNEDFTKHLTTKPVWTMQEIQSVAKEYINDEEVSQVVAANKRQLPSSSARQAPQADRYKEAPRDSNLNKPPKHPRIGKFMNYTPLTAPIVEVYQQIVDKGILSRTRPLKERTGGNKSLYYDYHKGFGHKTQDCFDLKDALEQAIREGKLSEFSQLIREPRRRERERSEEGRSRTVKPRQEPSGDLDNPPTFVVNIVVGRDSPPNPSRQ, from the coding sequence ATGAGGTATGATGGGACCAAGGACCCCCAGGAGCATGTCACAGCCTTTGAAGCAAGGATGAATTTGGAAGGGGTAGGCGACGCGGTTAGATGCCGGGTGTTTCCCGTAACGCTGGCCGGCCCAGCTATCCGATTGTTCAACACACTCCCACAAAGGTCCATCACAACCTTTGTAGTCATATCCCAGAAGTTCCTAGCCCGGTTCACGACACGCATAGCCAAATCAAAACACCCAATCAACTTACTGGGGGTCACCCAAAAACCTGGGGAGCCGACTAGGAAGTTCCTAGATAGGTTCAACGACGAGTGCTTGGAGATCGACGGCCTCACGGACTCAGTTGCTAGCCTATGCCTAACGAACGACCTACTAAACGAAGACTTTACGAAGCACCTTACAACCAAGCCCGTGTGGACCATGCAGGAAATTCAAAGCGTCGCTAAGGAATACATCAACGATGAAGAAGTCAGTCAGGTTGTAGCAGCCAACAAACGGCAGCTCCCTAGCTCGTCAGCCCGGCAGGCCCCCCAAGCCGACAGGTACAAAGAAGCTCCCAGGGACAGCAACCTAAACAAACCACCCAAGCACCCACGGATAGGAAAGTTCATGAACTACACGCCACTTACGGCGCCTATAGTAGAAGTTTACCAACAAATTGTAGACAAGGGGATCCTGTCAAGGACTAGACCACTAAAAGAGAGAACGGGAGGCAACAAGAGCCTTTATTACGATTATCACAAGGGGTTTGGGCACAAGACCCAAGACTGCTTCGACCTCAAAGATGCCTTGGAACAGGCCATCAGAGAAGGAAAGCTGAGCGAATTCTCCCAGCTCATCAGGGAGCCGAGGAGGCGGGAAAGAGAACGCTCCGAGGAAGGTCGGAGCCGAACTGTCAAGCCAAGGCAAGAACCCTCAGGGGACCTCGACAACCCCCCAACTTTCGTGGTTAACATTGTGGTCGGACGAGACAGCCCCCCAAATCCAAGTCGGCAGTAA